The DNA sequence CTTGGCGAAAATCTTTATATTCTTGACGATCCACTTCAAAATTAACACGATATCTTAAATGCTCACTCTCATCAGCAAAAGCTTCAAAAAGTTCCAAGGTGTTTTCATCTTTATATTTAAGCATTAAAATACTTGTTGCTTCATCATATTCTATATAATGCTCTTTAAAATAATTTTTCATATAGGCTATAAATAATTTTTCATTAGAACTAAGTTGCATTAGAATTTGATTTCCTGCAAAACTTGTTTTTATAAAAAGCATAGGTTTTAGCATGTTGTTTTGCTCAAAATTAAGTCTAAAAGTTTTAAAATGAGCATCTTTTAAATTCTCTATGCTTTCATTAGAGCTCTTACGATATTTTTGATCTAAGACTTTTAAAAAATATCGACGTTGCGGAATTTCATTTTCCTCAAAAAAAGAAAAAATCTTATTTTTTCGCCCTATAACTTTTGTGAAATTTTTGGTAATTAAGTCTTTAAAATACTGAAAAACGCTAATATCATCAGTATTAACATTAATCGTCTCTAAAGTTTGCACAATTTGCATCTTCTCTCTCCCATAAAACCTCATTTTCAAAAAGAGAACTTGTCCCTTTTAAAATTTCATTAGGTGTATAATCGGCTTTATACGATAAAGATTGACACTTTTTTACAAAATATCCCAAATAAATATATTTTAAATTTTTACTTTTAGCAAATTTGATCTCATTTAAAAGAGAAAACTTACCCAAGGAAAGATATGCAAAATCAGGATCGTAAAAACAATAAATACTTGAAATTCCATCCTCAACCTCATCAATAAGATCAACACAAACAAGCTTATTATCAACATAAAAAGCAAGCTCATAACCAAAATCCATAAATCCATCTATATAAAGATTATAATATTGTCTAAAATTTAAATCATATCTTTTCCACTTCTTTTTATCTTCCATAAAACGATGGTATTTATCATATAAAAATAAATGTTCATTACTCAAAGCTGGTCTTCTAAGTATCATTTTAGTATTGATATTTTTTTTAAAAACTCTTCTTTCATTGCGAGAAAATTTATATTCATTAGCTAAAATTCTAAGACTAAGACATTCTTGACAATCTCTACAAATTGGACGAGAAAAATACCTTCCAAAGCGTCTCCAACCACGTTGGATTAGTTTAGTATTGATTTCTTTGGAACAATTTTGTATGTATTTATATTCTATTCTTGAGCGTTTTGTTTCTAAGTATGGACATTTATCTTCAAGAGTACAAAATCCAATTTCAAACATTTAAATTTTCTTAATATCTGAATTCTTGATAAATTCAGAAAATTCATCTTGCAATTTTTCTTCCTTTAGAAAAATTTCTTGCATTTCTTTATCTAAAAACATTTCTTGTTTGTTTTGTTTTTTTTCTTTTTTTATATTTTTTATTTTCACAGTATTATTTTGCATTTCTTTTTTTATATTTTTTAAACTATCTAAAAAATCCATTTATTTTCCTCTTTTAATTTTTTCAAGTGTTGCTGCAATAACAGCCACTATCTCTTCTTTGTTTTCATGATGATAATCTTGTGTTTTTTCTAATAACTCTTGCAAATGAGTTTCTATAAAAGAAGTATCAAAATAACCTCTTCTAAATTCTTTTATTTTAGTAATCGCAATTAAAAATGGTATTGTTGTCCTAATATCTAAAGTAAATTCTTTCAAAGCTCTTTCAAGTTTATTGACTGCTAAATCATAGCTTGTTGCCCTAACAATCAATTTAGCAAGCATGGAATCATAATAAGGCGGTATCGTATAATCCTTATAAATATGGCTATCTACTCTTACAGA is a window from the Campylobacter sp. RM10537 genome containing:
- a CDS encoding adenylosuccinate lyase, translating into MQIVQTLETINVNTDDISVFQYFKDLITKNFTKVIGRKNKIFSFFEENEIPQRRYFLKVLDQKYRKSSNESIENLKDAHFKTFRLNFEQNNMLKPMLFIKTSFAGNQILMQLSSNEKLFIAYMKNYFKEHYIEYDEATSILMLKYKDENTLELFEAFADESEHLRYRVNFEVDRQEYKDFRQDIFKKENAKWKFNALAKLFNNYFTTLECTPQNDLSEIRQKYLMMVKLYHPDFYQGKSAEEKAYTREQFEKIQIAYNNLKALYKNNA
- a CDS encoding arginyltransferase; translation: MFEIGFCTLEDKCPYLETKRSRIEYKYIQNCSKEINTKLIQRGWRRFGRYFSRPICRDCQECLSLRILANEYKFSRNERRVFKKNINTKMILRRPALSNEHLFLYDKYHRFMEDKKKWKRYDLNFRQYYNLYIDGFMDFGYELAFYVDNKLVCVDLIDEVEDGISSIYCFYDPDFAYLSLGKFSLLNEIKFAKSKNLKYIYLGYFVKKCQSLSYKADYTPNEILKGTSSLFENEVLWEREDANCANFRDD